The Dendropsophus ebraccatus isolate aDenEbr1 chromosome 10, aDenEbr1.pat, whole genome shotgun sequence genome has a segment encoding these proteins:
- the LOC138802909 gene encoding uncharacterized protein isoform X2 → MSKKTKKILLFFSLVITFTLILWFPRNNYPITVACTFCDGKLSNHTITALGDNWSFIISPYYDSREGNKPMVRILSIIHHQRVKKLYCYFCCTTNMCAVSKALIDKHSDRFDFPYVTTDLICEEPPDCHAEYLSVHTSPSRQMTQLPQFRIQNRVIKPFSANFTVCISTMFGNYSNVLQFIQTMEMYQILGAQRVMIYLNSVSPQIEKAMEYYIARGILEVVDWPIQRYLRPGTAWHHSMDPGDIGYYGQLATLNDCIYRNMYRTRYVLLNDIDEIILPFTHMSWDTMMESLQRHNPKIGIFLFENHIFPQTLPIDGNFSDISSWKDVPGYNILQYVHREPDRPNYFNARKMIVDPRRVVQTSVHSVLKGYGKHVQVSLETALVYHCRGPLQKDLPKTKLIEDKTIWKYNASLIKNVNKVLGEISFR, encoded by the coding sequence ATGTCCAAAAAAACAAAGaagattttattgtttttttcactAGTAATAACTTTCACCTTAATACTGTGGTTTCCAAGGAATAACTATCCGATTACAGTTGCATGTACCTTTTGTGATGGCAAACTTAGCAACCACACAATCACAGCACTGGGAGACAACTGGTCTTTCATCATATCCCCGTACTATGACAGCAGAGAAGGGAATAAGCCTATGGTGCGGATACTCAGCATTATCCACCATCAAAGAGTAAAGAAACTATACTGCTATTTCTGTTGCACTACAAACATGTGTGCGGTCTCCAAGGCGCTCATAGACAAACATAGTGATCGATTTGACTTTCCATATGTCACAACTGACCTTATATGTGAGGAACCACCAGACTGCCATGCCGAATATTTGTCTGTTCACACATCTCCTTCCAGACAGATGACACAATTACCCCAATTTCGGATACAAAACAGGGTCATAAAACCATTTTCTGCCAATTTTACTGTCTGCAtttccaccatgtttggtaaTTACAGCAATGTTTTACAATTCATTCAGACCATGGAGATGTACCAGATCCTGGGGGCACAACGGGTCATGATTTACCTTAATAGTGTCAGCCCACAAATAGAGAAAGCTATGGAGTATTATATTGCAAGAGGAATCCTAGAAGTGGTAGATTGGCCAATCCAGCGTTATCTCAGGCCTGGCACAGCATGGCACCATTCAATGGATCCAGGCGATATAGGTTACTATGGTCAGTTGGCAACACTCAATGACTGCATTTATAGGAATATGTACAGGACCAGATATGTGCTACTCAATGATATTGATGAGATCATTTTGCCATTCACACACATGTCTTGGGACACCATGATGGAAAGTCTTCAACGACACAATCCGAAGATTGGTATTTTTCTTTTTGAAAATCATATTTTTCCTCAGACTTTACCCATCGATGGTAACTTCTCTGATATTTCATCATGGAAAGACGTCCCGGGATATAACATACTCCAGTATGTCCATCGCGAACCAGATAGACCAAATTATTTCAATGCTCGGAAGATGATTGTGGATCCCAGGAGGGTCGTCCAAACATCTGTCCACTCTGTTTTAAAAGGTTATGGAAAACATGTACAAGTATCACTGGAAACAGCCCTGGTTTACCACTGCAGAGGTCCTCTTCAGAAAGATCTACCCAAGACTAAATTAATAGAGGATAAGACCATATGGAAATATAATGCTTCACTTATCAAGAACGTTAATAAAGTTCTGGGGGAGATATCTTTCCGGTGA